The window ttgcagaaacgtacaatgccaacattttttctggtgactgggctgatTATATTAATGTGCAGGAAAAGCCTGCACATTAATATTCCACAGTTAATTCATTTAGATGGTGACAGTAACCCAATAAGAAGTGTAAAATGTCACTGATGCAGATgacaagttttttaaaacatttataaaacacGGAGTTCAAGTTTTTCACACTGGGTGTTGacaaatgtatatgtatagTAATGACATACTGTTTTCTCAggttgacagttttttttactcttacaGGGAAGTCTTGAGAACTGCCACCTGCAGTGCTGACGGCCCTGTTACCTGTTTCTCCATTGACAAGGAGTGAGTCTGACTCGATAAATTCTGAGAAAGATATTCCTGTTCAGTCACACTTTTTCTCTCGGAGAGAAAGATCCTTGAAAAAGTCCTCCAGTGtatttgtcctctgtctctgttgccttgtttgtgtttcctttttgtaCTTTGCTGATTGACACAGTTTGTCCAACAATGTCTTTTCTTCAGGGTGTTTGAAGAGACGATACCCATAGAACACCTGGAGCTGTTTGACGAGTACGTACAGCACAACACCTTGTTACATCATTACACATTTTTCCCATCTTCTTGGTGAGAATAGTGTGATGTGTGTAGACTGTCCTGATTCATTTGGTTTTTACTTGCAGCTCCAAAGTGCTGCAGGAGGCAGAAGCTCCAGAAAAGTCGAGGTGAGTTGAAGATAAAAAGAGTTGATGCAGGCTGTGAGACGTTGCACAATCATCATGAACCCCTTAAATGGTTCCCTCTCAATAAATTAGCATTAGTTAAAAGTTTGTTGTCTCCTTTAAGTCCCAGCTCCACCCTGAGGTTTAGGGACCTGGTTCCCGTATTGTATCAGGAGGGTCGCTTTCAGGGGGATCCTGTCACGCTTGGAGTCGGAGGGTTTGGTCGTGTTGAGCTGgtgagtgtatttgtgtttttgtctttgtatgaGCACTGTTTTAGTATTTGCTGGGATGTAAAATGCATTAGTTCTCGTATGCAAAACCATATTGGGATTGTTGGCACTGTTTTAGTGACTGCATAAATGTCGATGTTATGCAGTCCCTAAAGTCGACATTTAAAGGTATTAATACcatattcaggaaaaaaaatcataaaaatgtatcttttacttttaaagttttaacaaaaCTTCCTCTTTACCAGTTGAGATGTGGCTGTCTGGGGTTTATCTCATCCAGTAAAGAATATCTCTGCCCCCAACACTGACATCCAGTTTGTCACAAAAACCCATATTGTTTTGTGATTAAAGAAATAACCATGATATATGTGTACAAACCCAGGACTTTGAGCACCAACATTCTGtgacatttattgttttgttgtcattttaagatGACCACAGTGAATCATGGGAAATATTACGCCATGAAGCGAGTCAGCAAGAAGCACATTGTTGCCAAGAGACAGGAGGAGCACATGTTGTTTGAGAAGAAGATCCTTAAAGCCATCCAGTGTGACTTCATCGTCAGGTATCTgagactaacacacacacacacacacacgcacacacagacacactgatgtAAAGAGAATTTGAAGGTGCTAGTCTTTAATCTtgcttttctattttctctctgtagGCTTCATGCAGCTTTCAAAGACACACGATACATCTACATGATCATGGAGTTCTGTGTTGGAGGAGAGATCTGGACCAAACTCAAAGAAGTGTGAGGAATCGTGGACTGATTCCTAATAATTTTTAgattattgtttgtttgagtATACAATTAGGGGTGAGATGTTatgagacattttattttatttttttacaccttgAGATCGACACTTCAAATCACACATCAGCATCTGATACAGAGAGATAGCTTATTCAGGAATCTATAGTGACAAACATTAAATGATCTTTAGTTCTTCAAAACTTATTAGTGCccagacataaaaacattagGGACAGAAAAATATGGAAGGTAATACATTTGTAAGAGAGCAAATTAAAGCAAGTTGACCACATACTTAGTTATCCATATTGTAACGATATGGTAGGGTCAACTAtaggtgctttcacaaaatattttattagtgATGTGCGTATAATGACAATATGGGTAAAGACAAGTAATAAACAAGTTAGAACACTGTTAAGTTCAGGGAAACATATTACTTTACTGTTGTGCAGCCTTTTATTAAAACCAGGAACAACACTTGATATTATTATGTCCAAAACTGAAGACAacatctagtctcatatcacgaGATTGATATAATGTCAATACACTGGCCACTTAATTTGAACCTTTCATGTGTCTGTGATTTTCAGAGGACGTTTTGACGAGTCCATCGCTGTGTTCTGCACTGCCTGTGTGGTGGAGGCCTATGCCTACCTGCATAAGAAGAACATCATGTACAGAGACCTGAAGCCTGAGAACCTGATGCTGGACGTCAAGGGCTACGTCAAACTGGTGAGTATGTATCTGTACGTGTTAGTGATGCGCAGACTGCTTCTTTTCACAGTATTAGTGCTCAAAAttgatatatataaatataccaAACCAAATGGTGTCAGTTTCTCTGTCACATTCAGTTACAGCACATACGCATTCGACAGTTCGTGCTGCCGGCTCCACAAAACTTCTCTTGAATGCATTACCAGTCATCATGTATAAGTTTGAATTAATGAAGATAAAGGTGAcatttaagataaaatattcattttcatgcatGGATTCAACATCCCTCTTGTATGTAGGTGAACTATTTAAGCTCAATATGATGCTGCAATAATGTCACTGACCAATGATCTGTTAATCTTTGAGGGGTACGTGGCAGACGTCACAATTACCTCTCACACAGTGGGAAAACATAACGCCGTGCTGTGTGGCTCCCTGCTGAGTAGCTCCTCGTTCACGTGTTGTcggaaaaattttaaaaattagttcTGTATTGTAGTTCATGTCTCACCTGATCTATTGCTTTGCTCTTTCTTATAAACCTGTTGTTTAAACactacaaaatacaacaatctCCTGTGTAGCATCAGCACCATTGGCCTCAGCTTGCAGAGGTCTTGACTCGAGTCTGATTTCATTGGTTCTTGCTCGTTCATTCGGCACCGTTGTTGCACTACGTTTGTAAGAGCGAGTGTGTAAAGTTGGGGATTCATGAACACTTGGATGTTCGATAGGCTGACGACCCGGTACATAACAGACAGAGTCATTCAAGAAGATTTGCTAATTGATTTTCACTTATCACTACTGTGTGTCCATTTCTGTACTCTTTAGTGTTTCATATGTAGAGGCTGCACCTCGGTTCTGGTATGAAGTTgtgactgtgtgcatgtttgtgtgtgtgtgtgtctgtctgcaggtaGACTTTGGTTTTGCTAAGGAGTTGGTGCGTGGAGAGAAAACCTACTCCTTTGTGGGTACTCCTGAGTACATGGCCCCAGAGATCATCAAGAACCAGGGTCACGACTTTGCAGTTGACTTTTGGTCCCTCGGTGTCCTGATCTACGAGCTATTGGTGGGAAGGTAACACTAAAGCGCTTGACCTGATGTGAATGTGTTCATGGTTTACGTATAAATCAATAGCctaagcttttcatttttaagaaaaataactgtATCGGGAGAGTCTCATAAATGTGGTGCAATGAGAATGAATCATAAGAAAGTCAAGTCTTAATGTTAACCAGTAGATGGCAGCAGGGAAATATGACAGACATCTGCAGAGTTCAGCGTCCGCAGTCACAGGTTCAAGTCATCCAGCAGTGAATGACTGGTcaatttttatgccatttttatgtTGGAAGGTTAAAACATCATCACTCCTCTCTGTTTGCAACTTGTCAGCCCTCCCTTTTCAAGTTCAGAGCCACAGAAGATTTATTCTAAGATTTTGGACGGGGTGCTCAAGTATCCACCCTACATGAGTGAGGCAGCCAAGTCCATTATCAGCAAACTGTGCAGGTGAGACAAATATACATTTCATGTTCTAAATGAATAACATTCTCTTGAGATAGAATTGGATAACGCAATATATATGAGATGATCAAAGAGGTTTGAGTATACGATACAGTTACTCCCGGTGTATTGCATAGATTATAGAACATATCTGCAAAGTAATACATTGTATTATGTTATGCACTTACATATTTATGATTGTGAAGTGGAATctcatgaaaattaaaatggatGTAAATGTCTGAACgatgtcttgtgtttttgtttgcagacCTCGGCCGGGTCAGAGGTTAGGAAACACCAAGAACGGAATCAAAGATGTCCGGCATCAcaggtaaccatggcaacattACGTATGTATGGGTGTTAAATAGTAAAATATGTGCAATACTTCATAATTCTTGAGTGAAAAGGCAGAGGAATTTATCACCAGCTGgcctgttttttattatcttatcTCACTGTCCTTAGTTGAAGTTTCTTCACTGCTGACTGAGGTCTTCAATTTGAGATGactcattttttgttgttttctttcttagTGTGTTTGACCTGCAgtcttcctcttctcttcccTTCAGGTGGTTCAGCAGTATGAACTGGCACAAACTGCGTGTGGGTCAGCTTGACGCCCCCACAGTCCGGCTCATACGCAAGGCAAGTCaaaccaagtttttttttgttttattttactattatgTGAAAAGTGACTAACAccttttgtttggtttgaggAAACAAGAACCAAAGAACACAGCTTGTTCGCCTCCGAAAGGATTTTgtggagttatttttttaaaaatattgacacGTAAAGTTTAAACGAATTCACTACATAATGACCTGCAAATGTAGCATTCATGTGGTTATCAGAAAGGCACATTGCCAACATGTTTTCTGCCATCTGTGCTGTGAATGTGCTTTGCAAAATGTGTAACAATCAAAGTTacattaggggaaaaaaagacatccttAGATATTATTTATTAAGAATTTTAGGaataaaacactttgaatctcAACTAATGAGCTCTATTAGGACTATGTGAGTatggtttacagaaatatatttag is drawn from Plectropomus leopardus isolate mb chromosome 16, YSFRI_Pleo_2.0, whole genome shotgun sequence and contains these coding sequences:
- the prkg3 gene encoding cGMP-dependent protein kinase 2, whose product is MEKQIEELKQQLEKQCMINQELQRQNKDLEKRLQEKEKLLQELHSQYHDLDFHSQSGNESEPEVRKSRAAVIAPEPIPENLEIKRMRVKKTASETNLIVKAIQKNDFLSRLDEEQTAMMVDLLAVFSFKQGDEVIKEGSEGDSMYIVAAGELLVTQAGRNLRSITTGDVFGELAILYNCKRTATVKAKTAVRLWCMERQTYRTIIANKSKKKREQLMGFLKTSRTLKDLNDVQLSKIIDSMEEVKYQDKDVIVREGAEGNTFYIILKGEVLVTKNVNGHQKQIRRMGKGEHFGEQALIREVLRTATCSADGPVTCFSIDKEVFEETIPIEHLELFDDSKVLQEAEAPEKSSPSSTLRFRDLVPVLYQEGRFQGDPVTLGVGGFGRVELMTTVNHGKYYAMKRVSKKHIVAKRQEEHMLFEKKILKAIQCDFIVRLHAAFKDTRYIYMIMEFCVGGEIWTKLKEVGRFDESIAVFCTACVVEAYAYLHKKNIMYRDLKPENLMLDVKGYVKLVDFGFAKELVRGEKTYSFVGTPEYMAPEIIKNQGHDFAVDFWSLGVLIYELLVGSPPFSSSEPQKIYSKILDGVLKYPPYMSEAAKSIISKLCRPRPGQRLGNTKNGIKDVRHHRWFSSMNWHKLRVGQLDAPTVRLIRKGPCYINFDRFPQDQTKAEEEFSGWDRDF